A genomic window from Schistocerca serialis cubense isolate TAMUIC-IGC-003099 chromosome 4, iqSchSeri2.2, whole genome shotgun sequence includes:
- the LOC126474551 gene encoding cuticle protein 16.5-like produces the protein MIKIVLVLTAAACCVSAAPKAGLAPLAYSAPLVAAAPAAYAAPAPAVVTAHSSQYIAQNFNGLAVGPATPVVAAAYHAAPVVAAAYHAAPAILG, from the exons ATGATCAAG ATCGTGCTGGTCCTGaccgcagctgcctgctgtgtgaGCGCCGCCCCCAAAGCCGGCCTCGCCCCCCTGGCCTACTCTGCTCCGCTGgtggccgccgcccccgcagcctacgccgcccccgcgccGGCCGTCGTGACGGCGCACAGCTCGCAGTACATCGCGCAGAACTTCAACGGACTCGCCGTGGGCCCCGCCACCCCAGTCGTCGCCGCCGCCTACCACGCAGCCCCCGTCGTTGCTGCTGCATACCACGCTGCTCCGGCCATACTCGGCTGA